In the genome of Erpetoichthys calabaricus chromosome 18, fErpCal1.3, whole genome shotgun sequence, the window gtaagcatatttaaatatatatcgcggattttttgctggttcgcggatttttgaggacaatgggtcttttaatttctggtacatgcttcctcagttggtttgcccagttgatttcatacaagggacgcagATGGCAGAgatggcagatggctgagaagctatccagcttactttctctctctctctctctctctcttgcgctgacgtaggggggtgtgagcaagggggctgttcgcacacctagacgatacggacgctcgtctaaaaatgctgaaagattatcttcacgttgctatcttttgtaaagctgattcctgaaaagacatgctgcacagtgcttcgcatacttaaaagctcgaagggcacgtattgatttttgactgaaaaacaaactctgtctctctctatgtctctctctcttcctgctcctgacggagggggtgtgagctgccgccttcaacagctttgtgccgcggtgcttcgcatacttaaaagccaaacagacatattgatttgtttgcttcactcctttgaagaggaagatatgtttgcattcttttaattgtgagacggaactgtcatctctgtcttgtcatggagcacagtttaaacttttgaaagagagacaaatgtttgtttgcagtgtttgaataacgttcctgtctctctacaacctcctgtgtttctgcgcaaatctgtgacccaagcatgacaatataaaaataaccatataaacatatggtttctattttgcgggtggctctggaacgcaacccccgcgatggaggagggattactgtataagccggacttatgtataagccgatattctattttttcattttcacaacttttttccttagataagccgcggcttatagacaagaacttagggtatatttgATTAGCCTCATCTTAGTCATAGTGACCCTAGGTGATGGATTGATTTCTTAGAACTAAAGCAAAATGCAAGGCTTACTAAGAGGTCCTTTTCCTGCAGCTTTCGCCTTCATctcagtcatttttttctgttcttctttttgcttttgtttgaaaGCGGCATCTGCCTAAATTGGAAATCAgcaattataaacatttttgcTATTTAATCAGCTTTACTTCATGATTAACTTTCATATTAAAATACTACTTGCATTATCAAAACACAATTACAGTTTAGTCAGTCCTTTCCATATGCTAGTAAATTTTAGCCGGGTCTACAGTTTGTTTTCACAGCACAATCTGAAGGACAAAGCATTATGTTCAGTTCAGGATCACATAGTTAAAACATTAACTAAAATGAGTCTGTTGTGCTTAAgacagtttttgttatttaaacaggtgagaaaaatattgaaatgtagtACTATAACTTTAACCCTTTTGGTTTTCTGGTGTGTCTTGTATTCTCATGCCAAAGTAACCTACTAAATTCAGTAGGCCTAATTCTCAGACAAAgaacaaatatttcattttacagatattttttttttttttaaaaatgtgactttatttaaaaggaaaagaaactaCACAACTTAATAAATTCATGAAATGGTGATGTGTTGGTTATTACTCACAACCCTATCCACTACAACCGCCCTGGTTTTTTCTTTAACTACGCTAAAGCAAAGCTTTAATAAAGATTACTCCATTCAAAAAGCCACTTTCACAAATTGCAAACCTGCAGAAAGCCAGAGCCCATCTCAGTATCACTGCTCAGCACAGTAATTTTGTTGTAGTGCAAATCCATGTACTCCACCATACTCACTACACTTGGAATATTAAACACTGTCAATTgaccaaatatatacattggatggacaaaaatgaaaaatcaaggaAGACTAAGTTGACTATACAATATACTCAATGGAAGAGATCAGGCTAGAATTGTAATTCAAGAACTATCTCAAAATCAATATGGATATACCATTCCTCATAACAACAGTAAGCTGCCATACCTATATTTAATACAAGACTAAATGACACAAACATCTGACTGTCAAATAGCCGATGATTTAAGATTACTAAGAAACTAATTATTGAGTTTGTAAGGGGAGGAATCTCAATTTTCAACGTCAGAGTAAGTTTGAAAGAAGCTGTTTTATAGGTAAGGCTTTGGTGGCATGTGTTGCATTTTCAGAATAACTGCCACTTTAAGTAAAACAAAGTCTAAAAAAATGTGATACAGGTGGAGCAAAACAAACATGCATGCCCTGTTCTGATTTtccagaaatgtttattttacaatatcttaatcaaaaataaatgtgttttgccCATGGTCAGCATATGACTGGATGGCTTGATGTATGAATTATGTGACAAGAGTAAAGCAAGATTATTTTCATTGACTTTTGTTTGCTGCTGACCAGGTTTGGTCACCTTAGACGCTCATTCTATCATAAAGTCTGTTATCTCCGtcatccatgaaaacatgagattaaaactttctctcagccatcactacaaaccacatgcagtaaataaaataaaaaaaaatattttggatatACTATTCCTTTAAGTTTATCTGAGTTGGTACAAACATTTGAATGGTCTGCCATGACCTTTTCTCACTGGGGTATAAATATGGGGTCATTAATCACACAATTGGCAATACCCGAGAACATACAAATAATGTGAGACAAACAGTTGTTGAGCTACACAAATTAGGAAATATCTATAAGAAAATACCTATATAGTTAAAAATGCCCATTTGTATAGTATGTGGAATAATTAATAAGTTTATAGCAATTTACGATAATAAAACCCAGAGTGAAGGAGGACATGTGTCTAAACAGACCCCCACGCCCAGTGAGGAGGGTGGTTGgagtgatgaaaaaaaaaaatcatcaagaaTGAAAACTGGAAAATTGCAGAAATTAgttgccaggaaaaaaaaaatgcttctatGGTAATTACACAACAAACTCGTGCGCCTACAGTttcttaaatattactgaaatttTAATGGGACGGAGTTCTATGGttagataaaacaaaaatagatCTTTTTAGCAATAAACACAAGAGTTTCAGTAATTCCTTTCTCTCATTTTACATTCAATGAATCCGAGTAGACAATCACAAAACTTTGACAAGAAAATGGACAATATTATTGCCTTTTCCTCTTCTGTAATAAGTTGACATTTTTAAAAGGTATATTTAACATACACACTAATATTTATCTGTAGTTCTCCATTTACAATGGTCCAAAGGTTTATATCTGAATAATTTAACAAATCtgccaatgtttctttaaaaatattaatatctaCTTCAAGAACAAAGTCTGAAAAACTGCAAATCATAGAATCGTAATTAATACAACAGCAAATATTTTTGTCAAGAATTTAAGAACTTCAGAATGTTATAAACAGATACCTCATCTTCATCCTTTGACTGTTTCTTGGGCTGTTTGAGGGGCTTTTTCTTACCACCTAATGGAAAGAAAAACTACTCATTAAGGGGAGAAAAATCTATACATTCATTTTAAGACAGGATCATAAACAAACTTAAACCAGAATGTGTCCACAAATTCTGACTGTCCTCCCATCATCCTGGGgagaaattaatgttttaattaaccATCACAATAGTCATTCTACCCTTATTACAATTGTGGCCAAGAGTATTGGTACCGTTCCACTATCTAAAACAGTGGTATGAGTTTCTCTTTAATGAGTTAGAAACTGCCAAAAGTAACTTGTCATACACCATTCATTATTCCATATTCAATACAGAGACAC includes:
- the tma7 gene encoding translation machinery-associated protein 7, yielding MSGREGGKKKPLKQPKKQSKDEDEADAAFKQKQKEEQKKMTEMKAKAAGKGPLTSGGIKKSGKK